The Candidatus Peregrinibacteria bacterium genome includes a window with the following:
- the holA gene encoding DNA polymerase III subunit delta: protein MPSGALISYTGPETFQLRNHVQRIFLASVEKYGEYNVSKVEIDPKATDMNMLKTMVFSIPFFGTGKRIIFLESFPFESSGKRSEEEKENEEKILKILQEIPEEIVVICISENPDRRTKAWKELQKIADKESSQEFSELKDQELTEWILQMIASKKGEILPAAAEYLWQYCGTNLWKLSNEIEKLILFTSGEKPISERDIEKVSEPSFETIQFALSNAFSSGKEEEVIEIFHRMIFNGESAYVVLYRDLGSIMRQLILTRVALDGKKSAEDVGINPFIFRHTQKTAALFPMTHLRTMHEKLIHIDEGTKTGAIPSHAGKEDHLIFAVEKWIRSFFSINESSHSKSSGFARPN, encoded by the coding sequence ATGCCCTCCGGCGCTCTCATCTCCTACACCGGCCCGGAAACGTTTCAACTCAGAAATCATGTTCAGAGGATATTTCTCGCTTCCGTAGAGAAATATGGAGAATACAACGTTTCAAAGGTGGAAATTGATCCCAAAGCCACTGATATGAACATGCTCAAAACAATGGTGTTTTCCATTCCATTCTTCGGGACAGGAAAACGTATCATTTTTTTGGAATCTTTCCCCTTTGAATCAAGCGGAAAAAGAAGCGAAGAGGAAAAAGAGAATGAGGAGAAAATTTTAAAAATACTTCAAGAAATTCCGGAAGAAATCGTGGTGATCTGTATTTCCGAAAATCCGGACCGCAGAACAAAGGCATGGAAAGAACTTCAAAAAATTGCAGACAAAGAATCTTCTCAGGAATTTTCTGAACTCAAAGATCAGGAACTTACCGAATGGATTCTGCAAATGATTGCTTCTAAAAAAGGAGAAATCCTTCCCGCAGCAGCAGAATATTTGTGGCAATATTGTGGGACCAACCTTTGGAAACTTTCCAATGAAATTGAAAAACTCATCCTCTTTACCTCAGGAGAGAAGCCTATTTCCGAACGAGATATTGAAAAAGTCTCAGAACCAAGCTTTGAAACGATACAATTTGCCCTTTCAAACGCATTTTCAAGCGGAAAAGAAGAGGAAGTTATTGAAATATTTCATCGGATGATTTTTAACGGTGAAAGCGCCTATGTTGTGCTGTACCGAGATCTCGGCTCTATCATGCGTCAGCTTATTTTAACGAGAGTTGCACTCGATGGGAAAAAATCCGCAGAAGACGTGGGAATAAATCCATTTATATTTCGACATACCCAAAAGACAGCTGCTCTTTTCCCTATGACACACCTCAGAACTATGCACGAAAAACTTATACACATAGATGAGGGAACAAAAACAGGAGCAATTCCTTCTCATGCGGGAAAAGAAGATCATCTTATTTTTGCAGTAGAAAAATGGATTCGCAGCTTCTTTTCCATTAATGAATCATCCCATTCGAAATCTTCCGGATTCGCACGCCCCAATTAA
- the miaA gene encoding tRNA (adenosine(37)-N6)-dimethylallyltransferase MiaA, with translation MIFAAFQDFLQKKSSKPKILCIIGTTASGKTDLAVQIAKKYNGEIVNADSRQMYRYMPIGTAAPTEEEKQGVPHHLFEFVDPSQEWNVAEWKPKAVEKIREILKRGNLPIFCGGTGLFINALTKNFTIPSIPPHPEFREEKEKKSVEELWKELMIKDPKSAEKILPSNKRYVIRALEILEFSGEKKSFVAGQNDSPYDAFLVGVTYPRKELYDRINARVEIMKKNGFLREVEALLQKGYSEKNTALNAHGYPEAIRFLRNEISEKELWETMKKNTRNYAKRQLTWWRRDPRVYWFHSKTKIPLDIHSPEY, from the coding sequence ATGATCTTCGCTGCTTTCCAAGATTTTCTCCAAAAAAAATCATCAAAGCCAAAAATTCTCTGTATTATTGGTACTACAGCAAGCGGAAAAACCGATCTTGCCGTACAAATAGCAAAAAAATATAATGGCGAGATTGTGAATGCTGATTCTCGGCAGATGTACAGATATATGCCGATTGGAACTGCCGCACCTACTGAAGAAGAAAAACAAGGTGTTCCTCATCATCTTTTCGAATTTGTCGATCCTTCTCAGGAATGGAATGTCGCCGAATGGAAACCAAAAGCGGTAGAAAAAATTCGTGAAATACTCAAAAGGGGAAATCTTCCGATTTTTTGTGGAGGTACAGGACTTTTTATAAATGCACTTACCAAAAATTTCACGATTCCGAGTATTCCACCACATCCGGAATTTCGTGAAGAAAAAGAAAAAAAATCAGTGGAAGAGCTTTGGAAAGAACTCATGATCAAAGATCCGAAAAGTGCTGAGAAAATTCTCCCCAGCAATAAGCGATATGTCATTCGAGCACTTGAAATTCTCGAATTCAGTGGAGAAAAAAAATCATTCGTTGCCGGACAAAATGACTCTCCGTACGACGCATTTCTTGTCGGAGTGACTTATCCTCGCAAAGAGCTGTATGATCGCATCAATGCTCGAGTGGAAATCATGAAAAAAAATGGATTTTTGCGTGAAGTAGAAGCACTTCTTCAAAAAGGATATTCAGAAAAAAACACTGCTCTGAACGCTCACGGATATCCAGAAGCAATTCGCTTTCTCCGAAATGAAATTTCTGAGAAAGAACTTTGGGAAACCATGAAAAAAAACACCAGAAATTATGCCAAAAGGCAACTGACCTGGTGGAGAAGAGACCCTCGAGTTTATTGGTTCCACTCAAAAACGAAAATTCCTCTTGATATTCATTCGCCAGAGTATTAA
- a CDS encoding NAD(+)/NADH kinase → MHSPSSKMNKIGISTRWEMKHPEILEHLISCLLKSDKEIFLSEKSREHLLKEHTDLKDISDMPKNEKLDLLIVLGGDGTILSSIRKLSSFNTYIFGINAGDFGFLSEVPPMDLEDTCTRLWNEDYTIDERMLLSAEIRKKSGKKKTYLALNEVVISQSTISRLINLPTKIDGVLLTSYRADGLILATPTGSTAYNLSAGGPIVHPRVQAFILTPIAPFSLTQKPVVVPADKTVSLEIVDCNRDDTVITFDGQIHESLACGDTVHIQRYHETAKFLRFPEERYFTTLRKKLKWGEGGEE, encoded by the coding sequence ATGCACTCACCTTCATCAAAAATGAATAAAATTGGGATTTCTACGAGATGGGAGATGAAACACCCTGAAATTTTGGAACATCTTATTTCCTGTCTTTTGAAGAGTGACAAAGAAATTTTTTTGTCAGAGAAATCACGTGAACACCTTCTGAAGGAACACACAGATCTCAAAGATATTTCCGATATGCCCAAAAATGAAAAACTCGATCTCCTTATTGTTCTTGGCGGAGATGGAACTATTTTGAGCAGTATACGAAAACTGAGCAGTTTTAATACCTATATTTTTGGAATAAATGCAGGAGATTTTGGATTTCTTTCAGAGGTTCCTCCGATGGATCTTGAAGATACCTGTACCAGGTTATGGAATGAAGATTACACGATTGATGAAAGAATGCTTCTCTCTGCGGAAATTCGAAAAAAATCTGGGAAAAAGAAGACGTATTTAGCGCTCAATGAAGTGGTCATATCACAATCTACCATTTCGAGACTTATAAATCTTCCGACTAAAATCGATGGAGTTTTGCTCACGAGTTACAGGGCAGACGGTCTTATTCTTGCTACTCCAACCGGTTCCACCGCATATAATCTTTCTGCAGGAGGTCCGATTGTTCACCCTCGAGTCCAGGCATTTATTTTAACCCCAATCGCTCCATTTTCTCTCACTCAAAAACCAGTTGTGGTTCCTGCCGATAAAACTGTTTCTCTTGAAATTGTTGATTGCAACAGGGACGATACGGTGATCACGTTTGATGGACAAATTCATGAATCACTTGCCTGTGGTGATACCGTTCATATTCAGCGTTATCATGAGACCGCGAAGTTTTTACGATTTCCTGAAGAACGCTATTTCACAACGCTCCGAAAGAAACTCAAGTGGGGAGAGGGCGGTGAGGAATAA
- a CDS encoding glycosyltransferase family 4 protein, with amino-acid sequence MTLSPSQILWLDPADFLGGAELFSLDLFPELSRKFAITVLTGSTSSDFAVKIPSNIRVQKFLFPRLKPPSPKTFAAFFRTAHELKKFLEKNTYDILHTNSIRTHILASYVLKKIPRNRAPKLTFFVHDFTFPSWAVWAFAGRADKIFCCSHAVESDLQAKGISPEKIRVIPNGIRSEKFTSNPHKKTPHEFPTIAILGRIDEWKGQHIFLEAVKILQKSLPNLRWKIIGKSSSYDVSTEKYEKTLREFVQKNSLEMSGEFCGFLPSEKALSGIDLLIHASTQKEPFGRVLLEAMAAGVPVIASNLGGPQEILRNDLPEFLISPRDPKLLAEKILTILNSPELLQKFREKSEKIIREKYELSLISEKIGKEWDLLLSEEHF; translated from the coding sequence ATGACTCTCTCGCCATCACAAATTCTCTGGCTTGATCCTGCTGACTTTCTCGGAGGCGCTGAGCTTTTTTCTCTCGATCTTTTTCCTGAACTTTCCAGAAAGTTTGCAATAACGGTGCTCACGGGAAGCACTTCATCTGATTTTGCTGTAAAAATTCCGTCGAATATTCGAGTTCAGAAATTTCTCTTTCCGCGCCTCAAACCGCCTTCCCCGAAGACATTTGCTGCTTTTTTTCGAACAGCTCATGAGCTTAAAAAATTTCTTGAGAAAAATACATATGATATTCTCCATACCAATTCAATTCGCACTCACATTCTCGCGAGTTATGTTCTGAAAAAAATTCCGAGAAATAGAGCGCCAAAACTCACCTTTTTTGTTCATGATTTCACATTTCCTTCGTGGGCCGTTTGGGCGTTTGCTGGGCGGGCGGATAAAATTTTTTGTTGTTCTCATGCCGTAGAAAGTGATCTTCAAGCCAAAGGCATTTCTCCCGAGAAAATTCGTGTCATTCCGAATGGGATCAGGTCAGAGAAATTTACAAGTAATCCTCATAAGAAAACACCTCATGAATTTCCCACCATCGCTATTCTCGGAAGAATTGATGAATGGAAAGGTCAACATATTTTTTTGGAAGCGGTAAAAATTCTTCAAAAATCTCTTCCGAACCTCCGATGGAAAATCATTGGAAAAAGCTCTTCTTATGATGTGTCGACGGAAAAATATGAAAAAACTCTTCGAGAATTCGTACAAAAAAACTCCTTGGAAATGTCCGGAGAATTCTGTGGATTTCTCCCTTCAGAAAAGGCACTTTCCGGCATTGATCTTTTAATTCACGCCAGTACTCAAAAAGAACCGTTTGGGCGAGTTCTTCTCGAGGCTATGGCAGCCGGTGTTCCCGTTATCGCTTCAAATTTGGGAGGACCACAAGAAATCCTCAGAAATGATCTTCCGGAGTTTCTTATTTCCCCCAGAGATCCAAAACTTCTCGCCGAAAAAATTCTTACGATTCTGAATTCTCCAGAACTTCTTCAAAAATTTCGAGAAAAAAGTGAAAAAATAATTCGAGAAAAATATGAATTATCACTTATTTCTGAGAAAATTGGGAAAGAATGGGATCTTCTTCTTTCTGAAGAACATTTTTGA
- a CDS encoding nucleotide exchange factor GrpE: MTTNENTHNAKKTTHKDSSGNQSSSDEIKRIQELEDELKKVYGMLDEQKKELESGKNQLLRALADVQNMRRRSEEEKGKLLFESARNILQAILPSLENFDRALQNLPCELNGNEWVQGILAIEKHLYDLLQKEGVLQIREVGIAFDPALHEAVILDKDGAKGQVTKILQKGFLYNGKVLWPAKVAVGEK; this comes from the coding sequence ATGACAACGAATGAGAATACCCACAATGCAAAAAAGACAACTCATAAGGACTCATCAGGGAATCAATCCTCCTCTGACGAAATAAAGAGAATTCAAGAACTCGAGGATGAGCTCAAAAAAGTTTATGGAATGCTCGATGAGCAGAAAAAGGAACTGGAATCTGGGAAGAACCAGTTGCTGCGGGCGCTTGCAGACGTTCAAAATATGAGGAGACGATCAGAGGAAGAGAAGGGAAAGCTCTTGTTTGAAAGTGCGCGAAATATTTTACAGGCGATTCTTCCGAGTTTGGAAAATTTTGACAGAGCACTTCAAAATCTTCCGTGTGAACTCAATGGAAACGAATGGGTGCAGGGAATTCTCGCGATTGAGAAGCATCTCTATGATCTGCTTCAAAAAGAGGGAGTTTTGCAGATTCGTGAGGTCGGAATCGCATTTGATCCAGCTCTTCATGAGGCTGTTATTCTCGATAAAGATGGAGCGAAAGGACAAGTTACGAAAATTCTTCAGAAAGGATTTTTGTATAACGGAAAAGTGCTATGGCCAGCGAAAGTTGCGGTAGGAGAAAAATAG